In the Granulosicoccus antarcticus IMCC3135 genome, GCGGAGGCCAAAGCCTGTTGCGCCTGTTGAGCCGATGCCACGGCACTAAAGGCAATTCCCAGCAACAGGACTGCCAGACTGGCCCCCATGCGTCGAGTAATTTTAGACGTGATTCTGTTCATGTTCTGAATAGTTCCCCTGAAATTGACTAAGTACCCTGGGTGGGCGTGTGACAGCTTGACTACTGGATAGAATAGCGGCGTTCGACTAACGATACACCAACGGACATTATCAAAGTCACCACCAGATAAACCGCGGCGATGGTGAACCATATTTCAAAACTCATGTACGTATCGGATATTAAATTGCGACCAACAGTGGTCAGCTCGGCAACAGCAATGACACTGACAATGGCAGAGCTCTTGACCATGTTGACCATTTCACCCGTCATGGGTGGCAACATGAATCGTACCGACTGAGGTAGTACGATATACCGATACGATTGGACCTTGCTCATGCCAATGGACGACGCCCCTTCCCATTGGCCTTTGGGAACCGCCTGAATACCTGCGCGGAATATCTCCGAGACAAGTGCTGCGTGATAGACACCCAGACATAGAATGCTGGCTTCGAAGCGATCCAGATCAAAGATGGGTCCCAACACATAATAGAATAGATACAGCAGGACCAATAATGGCGTATTACGAACAATTTCCAAAAAAACAAAGGCCACCGCAGTTCCTACCAACAAGTCCGACAGTCGCAGAACGGCGACCAGCAATCCCAGACCAATGGCCAACACAAAAGCCAGCAGTGATAACTGCAGTGTCTTGACCAGACCAATTGCAATTTCTCCCCACTGAAAACCATCATCAGTCATGGTCCAGAGGTACTTGGGAATACGATACCACTGCCAGTTGTAACCCATCGCCTTCGAGCCGTTGTAGGCCGAATACACAATGACTCCCATCACAACCAGATAGATCAGTATCGAGACGGGCGTTGATGAAAAAAATCGACCCAACAGAGGCGGCTTGGGGCTTACATACTCTGTTGCAGGAGTGCCAGCCATCAGTGTTCCAGTATCTGCTCCAGAAAGAGCCTGCACCGCTCCGTCTCCGGGTCGGTGAAGAATTTTTCCGGTGGCGCCGTTTCGATGATTTCACCGCCGTCCATGAAGATCATCGTATCGGCAACCTTTCTGGCAAATCCCATCTCATGCGTGACGCAGACCATGGTCATGCCGGTGTTAGCCAGACTCACCATGACATCCAGCACCTCGTTGATCATTTCAGGATCCAGCGCCGATGTCGGCTCATCAAAAAGCATAATGCGGCTTTCCATGCACAAAGATCTTGCAATGGCGACTCGCTGCTGCTGGCCACCGGATAACTGACTGGGGTACTTGTCCGCCTGCTCGGGAATATGCACCCGTTCAAGATAACGGTGTGCGGTCGCGTTAGCTTCTGTCCGAGATACCTTGCGCACCCGCATGGGCCCGATAGTGAGATTCTCCAGAACAGTCAGATGCGGAAACAGATTGAATTGCTGGAACACCATGCCCACTTCCTGGCGCAGCTTGCGAATCTGCTTCGAGCCTTCAAAAATCTCGATGCCATCCACGACAAGCTTGCCCGCACTGTGATGCTCCAGCGCATTGAAACACCGGATAAGCGTCGACTTGCCTGAACCCGAAGGGCCGCAGATGACCACTCGCTCACCCTGATGAACGGTCATGCTGATGTTTCTGAGAGCCTGAAAGGAGCCGTAAAATTTGTCCAACCCTTCAGCCTGGATAATAGGTGTGCCCTTCATGAACGCATTTCTTGTTGGCTTGACCTCGTCGAACCCAATCAATTCGACACACAAATGTTGATGTTAGCAGCTTAGCGGATTCACGCACGAGCAATGAAAGGCAAGGATCTTTGAACTGAGAGATATTGACTTTAAGGCAACTAATTGCTTATTGTGCAATATTACCCCACCTTCGCCGGCATCGACCCATGAGCAACAACTCATCAAGCAACGCCATAAAACTCGCTCAGGAACCAATACCGGTCATCGATATCTCCCCATTGCGTCGCGGTGAGGATCCGAGTGCTGTTGCGCACGCCCTGCATGCCGCCAGCCAGGGTTTAGGCTTCATCTACGTCAAAGGTCATGGTATCGAACCATCCAGTATTGAAGCCGCTCGAGCTGCGGCCTATCAGTTCTTCCGAGCACCCGATGAGCAGAAGGCGATGGTCAACGTCTCGGCTCAGCATCGTGGCTGGTTGCGGCCGGGCGGCGCAAAAATGCAGGACAATGCCGCCGTTGATTTGAAGGAAAGTTTCATCTGGGGCTATCAGGATGCTAACGGCCATACAGAATCAGATCATGCTTTGCGCGGCCCCAATCAATGGCCCGATTCGGTACCGCAACTACAGAGCGCGGCGATGGACTATTTCAATCAGGCACATCAAGTTGCCTACCAGCTGATGCGCGGATTCGCTTTGGGTTTGAACCTGCCGGAGGACTTCTTCCTGCGTAGTTGCGAACGCCCTATCAGTCGAGGCTCATTTGTCTATTACCCACCACAGGACGTGACTCAGTCGGAGCCGCAGTTTGGCGTCGGACCTCATACTGATTTTGGCGTGTTGACGGTACTCTGCCAGGACAATGTGGGCGGCTTGCAAGTACAGAACGTGAATGGCGACTGGATTGAGGCAACACCCATCAAGGACACACTGATCGTCAACGTCGGCGATCTACTGTCCCGCTGGACCGATGGCGCTTACAAATCAACCCCCCATCGTGTCACCAATACATCCGGCCGTGAGCGACTCTCACTGGTGCTGGCTTTTGATCCGGACCCGGACACACTCATAGATGCAAGAGAGATATACGGTAAAGGCCACCAGCCTGCCGAAGAAGCCATCACCTGTGGAGACTATCTGCTCTGGCGATTTGCCAAAGCCTTCTCCTATCGCAACGCAACCCAGTGAGACGATGATTCGTGAGCGACGACAATCAATCGCAAATCAGGCAGTCCAGCTTGCCTGCCAGTGAAGATGTGGACTCGGCTATCGGTTCCGCCTTGCGCAGCCTGCGTGAAGCTCAATCGCTGACGGCTCGTCAGCTGGCAGAGCAATCGGGTATCTCGGCGGCCATGATCAGCCGTATAGAAAATGCACAGGTGTCCCCTTCCATCGCGACCATGACCGCATTGACCAATGCACTGGATATACCGCTGGTCAGCCTGTTTCGCGAAACATCATCCGAGCGGGCAGACTTTACCCATGTCCGGCAAGGCGAAGGCATTGTGTCTACCCGACTGGTGGGAGACCATATACATCACTACGTCAATCTTGCTTTGCATCGACGACGTGACATGAATTTTGAAGCTCATCTGATCACGGTCACTCAACAGTCAGCTGCACCGCCTAGCTATGTCGAGCATGGTGTCATCTTCATGCATGTACTTAAAGGCTCTGCCCGCTATAACTACGGCAAACAACAGATGGTGCTCGAAGCAGGTGACAGCCTGAGTATCGATGCAGAACTATCCCACGGTATAAATGAATTACTGACTGATGAATTCGTCTTCCTGTCAGTGCAAGCGGAGTGTCGACGATGAGTGCATGGATTGAAATGATCAGCGATAAAGATGCTGATGAAGAATTACTGGACACCCTGAAACTGGCGCGCACCCCGCATGGCACTGTTGATAACGTCATGCGAGTACATTCGCTACGACCGTCCACCATGCGCGGCCATGTAGCACTCTACCGGGCAGCCTTGCACGACACTGGAAATACACTGCCAACCTGGCTTCAGGAGACATTGTCATCCTACGTCTCCATTCTCAACCACTGCCCCTATTCTCTAGCCAATCACTGGGCCAATGCCCGGCACCTGATTAACGATGATGCGCGTGCGGATGCGATTGAAAAAGCCCTGCATGCAGACACGCCTGACACCGTCTTCGAAGGCGCTCAACTACAACTCATGCACTACGCACGAAAACTGACCTTGCACCCCGGAGACATGAACAAACAGGATGTCGAACACTTGCAACAGGCAGGTGTCAGTGACGGGGAGATACTGGAAGCCAATCAGATCATCGGCTACTTCAACTACGTTAATCGATTATTGAACGGACTGGGTGTTACCACCGATGGTGACACCGTTGGATACTACTCATGAGCCCCACTGCTCCCGTGGAACAGTTCTCCGGTGCAATGACACTACTGCGTGAATGTGTGGGCGGAATGGCCGGCGAACGCCTGCTGATTGTCAGTGAACCTCAGGGCAGCGGTTTCTACGACGATGCGGCACCTCGCATCACCGCAGCTGCCGGACGTGCTCTGAACATGCGGGTTTATCAGACACAATCGGATTGCTTCCTGGCCAGCGCTGAAGATACCAGCACCCTGATGGAGACACTAAAAGGCTTTGATCACATCGTCTTCTTCTCACGCGTAGGCGATCAGATCCGGTTCTCTGATGACAGCGATATGCCCTCCTCCACCATGTGCTACACCCTTGATCTTGAATCACTGAACTCCCCTTTCGGTACAGCCTGCTACTTTGGCATGTGTGAGATCAAGAAAGTGATTGATGCCGCCTTCATCCAGGCTGAACATGTTCGTCTGAGCTGTCCGATGGGCACCACCTATGAAGGACGCCCCGACTGGGGGCTGCAGGCAACACTGAACCCTGCCTTGAAAAATAACGAGGCCAAGGATGTCCGCATCAAGCGTTTCCCCATGTTGATTTCACAACCGGTTCCCTCCAAAGGTCTTAGCGGCAAGATTGCACTCAGTCGCTTTCTGGTTGGCACCGGCTCGCAATATTACGAGCCCTATCATCTGCCACTGAAATCAACCGTGTTCGCCCATGTTGCCAATAATCGCATCAGTCACTTTGAAGGCTCGCCGGAGGAGGTACTGCGAGTGGAGCAGCACTATGAACATGTCAGTAGCAAATTTGATATCGACCCACTATTTGTGCACTCCTGGCATGCCGGCATACATCCGGGTTGTCACTTTCAACCACTAGCTGAGACCGACATCATGCGCTGGTCAGGCTCCGCCTTCGGTAATCCCCGCATACTGCATTTTCATACCTGCGGTGATTATGCACCCGGCGAGATCTCGTGGAACATACTCGACCCGACCATCTGGATTGACGATGTGCCGGTGTGGGAGAACGGACAACTATTTCCTGAACGCCTGCCCAACAGCGCCGAGGCACTGGATTCCCACCCACACCTGGTAGAACTGTACAAACACCCGTATCGTGAGGTTGGTCTGGTTGCCTGATGCTCGACATTCTCAGAAAAACCGGCAGTAACGATTAGTTCATTGCTGCCAGTTTTGATAGTTTTTCTGTATGTTGCTAACGCCAAAGGATACGATTTCCGCCAATACTGTCATATAGATATCTGACAATTTGTTGATATACAGACAACTCTTGCCGATCTTGTATTTTCCGAGCCGCTGCAGATACTCATCCAGCTCCAGATACCCCGGCATGATGTAGATCGACAGATTGGCTTTACGCGGAGAAAAACCGGTAATCAGGCTATCACCGCTGCGACCACTATCGTAGACATAGTGATACCGACCATAGCCGACAATGTTACCGCCCCACATGACAGCTGGAAAACCCGTTACGTCATGAAACCAGTCCAGCAATACTTCAGCATCAGAACGACGCTGCGAATGTTCAACACCGGCGATAAAATCCATCGGAAGAAGGTCTGTCGGTTGAGTCTTGTTATCACTGGTTTTAGCTGCCATCGTCAACCCTCCTCCAGTTTATTTATCACTGTACACCAGATGTAAAATCACTCTGCTGGTGAATTTCGATAAATGAGAGTCCCTTACGACAGCGCCAGAATGGCAGCCGTGGACTGAACATCTGCGAATGTATCGCTCAATGAGGCTAGCGAAGCCTGATGCAAAGCAGCGTGTGGGACTGTCTGACCATTTTCGACTGTCAGGTCCCGAGTTGCACAGGCATCATCAGCAACAATGACATCATAGCCCAGAGGCACCGCATCACGGCTTGCACCAGCAACACAGGCGTGAGTCATCAAACCGCTGACAATTAGTGTCTTTATGCCTTTTGCCTTCAGCTGCGCGTCGATATCCGTCGTGGGAAATACACTGATTGAAGATTTACGTACAACCACATGATTGGTAGCGGGTTGAATATCGGGATGAAAAGCCACCGTCTGCCCATCCTCTGCAAAGATCGGCGCGCCCGCCGGGGTTACATGCTGTATATGAAACACGGGTATGCCCAAACCATCAGCCATATCGATCAACCGTTTTGCATTAGCAAGCGCCGTCTTGCCATTGGGAATAGGTAGCTTGCCAGTAAAATACTCGTTCTGAAAATCGATTACGAGCAATGCCGTGCTGTTGCGATCGATACTCTTGGCACTGGCAGCACCCAATAAAGCTCTGATGGTTGGATGAGTCATCCTATGTCCCCTGTCTCGTGTTGAATGGTGAAAAAACGAGAGCTTGATGCCGTACGGCCCTCGTTGTGTGTCACTACTCTATGGCTTATGCTTTGCCTGCAACAGCGTCCCAGAAGACAAGCTTCGATGAGATCGGGCCAAAATGACATCCACCGGTGAACACCGTATCGCCATCGTCGCATTTGATGGCATCAGCCCCTTTCATCTAGCCGTTCCCTGCACCGTTTTTGGTGACGATCTGGCGCGACTTGATGTACCACGCTACGACCTTGTCGTATGTGCTGAGAAGCTGGGAACCATCCCCACACAGTCGGTGTTTTCGATTGAAGTTTGTCATGATCTATCCGTGCTGGACACGGCTGACACCGTGATCATACCGACCTGGTGTGATTCAGACATACGTCCATCAGATGCGCTGCTTGATGCTTTACGCGGTGCCCATGCCAGAGGTGCTCGCATGGTGGGCCTATGCCTTGGCGCGTTCGTTCTGGCAGAGGCTGGTTTGCTTGATGGCCGCACTGCCTCCACGCATTGGGTGTGGGCGGATGAATTTGCCCGTAAATACCCCAGGGTCAGTCTCGACGTTGACGTGCTCTATGTTGATGAAGGCGATATCCTGACCTCAGCCGGCACCGCTGCGGCTATTGACTGCTGCATTCATCTGGTTCGATGTGATCACGGCGCCGAGGTGGCAAACCGTCTTGCTCGTCGTTTGGTGACAGCCCCGCACCGAAGCGGTGGGCAAGCTCAGTATATCGAGCAACCGCTTCCCAAGCCCATTGATAACGATCGAATTGCACGCGCTATTGTCTGGGCATCAGAGAACATTTCCACTTCGATCAGCCTGGATACGATGGCAGAGCATGCAGCCATGAGCCGTCGTAACTTCTCCCGACAATTCCGCAAGGCAACCGGCACGACGGTATCCCACTGGCTGCTGGCACAACGGCTGACACTGGCTCAGCGCCTGCTGGAGACCAGCGATCAGACTATCGACAACATCGCCTGCGATTCAGGGTTCACATCGACCGTCAGTCTCAGGCAGCATTTTTCCAATACGTTCTCGATTTCACCCAGTGCCTATAGAAAGCAGTTCAAAAACCAGGAGCCAACCGGTTGTTAGCGAGTTAGGGCTCGTGAAATAATCAAGTTTCACGATCCCTAAGGTAATACTCACCTTGTTTTCCAATCGGCCCACCAGGGGCTCAATCCGCTGGATTCAGAATCGATTCGACCCAGTCAGGCACCGTCTTGCTGGCTGGGCCTTCCAGGCTTTGCTTGAACATATTCGAACGGGTAGGCTTCAAATTCAGTTCAAGTGTGTGGGCGCCACAGGTATTGGCAATCTCACCAAACCCCGCTGCTGGGTACACCTCACCCGAGGTGCCAATGGCGGCAAAGATATCGGCTTCCATCAATGCCTGCTCTATTTCTTCCATGAACAAGGGCATCTCACCGAACCAGACTATATGAGGTCTGAGGGTGTTTTTGCTCTTGCAGTTCATGCAGACAGACTCGGTGGTGATGTCATGCGGCCAGGGCTGCACAGCGCCACAATCAGTACAACGTGCCTTGATCAGCTCACCGTGCATATGGATGACCTCTGCCCCCGCGCGTTCGTGCAGATCATCGATGTTCTGCGTAACCAAGGTTACTGCCCCCTTGTGCAAGCGCTGCAGACGTGCCAGAGCCTCGTGAGCCACATTGGGCACCACTGAGACAAGGCCTGCGCGTCGCTGATTATAGAAATTTTGCACCAGAGCCGGATTGCGTTCAAAGGCTTCAGGTGTTGCCACATCCTCGACGCGATGCTTCGCCCACAGCCCGTCTTCATCACGAAACGTGGCTATACCGGATTCTGCAGAAATACCGGCACCGGTGAGAATGAAGATGGAAGGTGTCATAACTTGTTATCCAAAAGATTGCGTTCTGGTCGGATCAATTATACGGACCGGAGTGGGACTACAAAACTGAATGTCGCTTCATCAGCTTGCCAATTCTTCCAAGCTGATGATCAATGAACTCATCGCTTGTCGCACGATGTCCAAAATCCCTGGCATTGCCCATGATCAGGGCCATCCACCAGATATGACGAATGACCACAAAGGTATCAATCAAAGAAAAATCTTCGTCGCCAATTTCGCGCTCAGAACGATACCCGTCCAGAAATGATGACCAGAGCTCACTTTGATTATCATCTCCGAAAATACCCCATTTGAAAGTCGCCAGTTCAAACACGCGAAAGCCAAAACCACAACAGTCAAAATCAAAATGCGTCAGCAGGCCTTCGCTTTCATGTACGTTGCAGCCGTGACAGTCACCATGGCAGAAGCCGACATCAAGACTCTTTATCGCAATGCTGTTCACCGCCCGTCGAAGCTCGTCCGCCGTTTCCTCAAGAAACGTCAGATCGTCCTTTTTGTTGCGTAGAAAAGGCTTGATGATGTTCACTGATTCATCCAGAAGATATTCGACTTCAAGTCTGGAACGTACATGCTCAGTCTCAAACCCATCGGAAAGATGATGCAGCTCAGCAACGGACGCCCCGAACAGTCGCCCGTTTGTAAGTGTCGTTTATTCCACGCTGCCAGAATTGACATGTCTGTGGATCTTCTATCAGATACTGTGGGACCAGCCTGGATAAAAGTTCACTTTCACAGGCTGTAGAATAACTAGCTCGAATTTCCATGCTCGCCGACCATCACGCATCGCTGACCGTATCTGATCAATCAAAGCCAATTGTTGCACAAAACTGATAGCGAACCAATTCAAGGCTTTTTTGTTCTATCTCAATAATCAATCATGGTATTCGCGTTAACTTGATTACTACGTGATGCAAATATGGGAAAGCTGATATGTTCGAGAAAATCGTTGTAGGCGTCGACGGCTCACCAGAGTCAGAACACGCTTTGCGCCTGGCATGTGACCTTGCTCAGAAGTACAGTTCCGAACTACATCTTGTACATACACCGCAACCACAAACAGTTGCATTTGCAATGGGAGCGGTAGCGGGTTACCACGCAGCCATGGCGATGCCCTCTTCAGAGGAAGTCGAGGTAGCTTGCGAAAAAATAGTGAGTTCAGCCAAAGCCATTGCAGAAGAGTGCAATCAGAAAATCACTCAAACACATACAGAACCTGGTGATCCCGCTGATCATATAATCGCCTGTGCAGAAGGCTGTGGCGCGGATCTGATCATAACTGGCCGCCGTGGGTTAGGCAGTGTCAGCTCCCTTCTTCAGGGCAGCACCTCTCAACGGGTCAACCACTTGGCAAAATGTGCTTGCCTTTCGGTTGTCAAATAGCAATCGTCTGGCGCACCATCTCAGAGCTCGCTCATTCCAGAAATCGCTGATCAAAGGGGTAGTGCGTCAGGTTTTCATAACCATCTTCAGTGATGACAAGCTGATCCTCAAGCTTGATACCACATGAGCCGCCGACCTCCCCTACATAGGCTTCGACACACAGGCATTGCCCAACCTCCAGCACGCCATCGTAACCGGAGTCTTCCAGGTCCTCGGGGTAGCGTATGGACGGGTACTCGTCACACAGGCCTACACCATGAAAGACCACGCCATAACGTTGATGACG is a window encoding:
- a CDS encoding amino acid ABC transporter permease, which translates into the protein MAGTPATEYVSPKPPLLGRFFSSTPVSILIYLVVMGVIVYSAYNGSKAMGYNWQWYRIPKYLWTMTDDGFQWGEIAIGLVKTLQLSLLAFVLAIGLGLLVAVLRLSDLLVGTAVAFVFLEIVRNTPLLVLLYLFYYVLGPIFDLDRFEASILCLGVYHAALVSEIFRAGIQAVPKGQWEGASSIGMSKVQSYRYIVLPQSVRFMLPPMTGEMVNMVKSSAIVSVIAVAELTTVGRNLISDTYMSFEIWFTIAAVYLVVTLIMSVGVSLVERRYSIQ
- a CDS encoding isopenicillin N synthase family dioxygenase — its product is MSNNSSSNAIKLAQEPIPVIDISPLRRGEDPSAVAHALHAASQGLGFIYVKGHGIEPSSIEAARAAAYQFFRAPDEQKAMVNVSAQHRGWLRPGGAKMQDNAAVDLKESFIWGYQDANGHTESDHALRGPNQWPDSVPQLQSAAMDYFNQAHQVAYQLMRGFALGLNLPEDFFLRSCERPISRGSFVYYPPQDVTQSEPQFGVGPHTDFGVLTVLCQDNVGGLQVQNVNGDWIEATPIKDTLIVNVGDLLSRWTDGAYKSTPHRVTNTSGRERLSLVLAFDPDPDTLIDAREIYGKGHQPAEEAITCGDYLLWRFAKAFSYRNATQ
- a CDS encoding helix-turn-helix domain-containing protein yields the protein MSDDNQSQIRQSSLPASEDVDSAIGSALRSLREAQSLTARQLAEQSGISAAMISRIENAQVSPSIATMTALTNALDIPLVSLFRETSSERADFTHVRQGEGIVSTRLVGDHIHHYVNLALHRRRDMNFEAHLITVTQQSAAPPSYVEHGVIFMHVLKGSARYNYGKQQMVLEAGDSLSIDAELSHGINELLTDEFVFLSVQAECRR
- a CDS encoding peroxidase-related enzyme (This protein belongs to a clade of uncharacterized proteins related to peroxidases such as the alkylhydroperoxidase AhpD.), with amino-acid sequence MSAWIEMISDKDADEELLDTLKLARTPHGTVDNVMRVHSLRPSTMRGHVALYRAALHDTGNTLPTWLQETLSSYVSILNHCPYSLANHWANARHLINDDARADAIEKALHADTPDTVFEGAQLQLMHYARKLTLHPGDMNKQDVEHLQQAGVSDGEILEANQIIGYFNYVNRLLNGLGVTTDGDTVGYYS
- a CDS encoding DUF1801 domain-containing protein, which encodes MAAKTSDNKTQPTDLLPMDFIAGVEHSQRRSDAEVLLDWFHDVTGFPAVMWGGNIVGYGRYHYVYDSGRSGDSLITGFSPRKANLSIYIMPGYLELDEYLQRLGKYKIGKSCLYINKLSDIYMTVLAEIVSFGVSNIQKNYQNWQQ
- a CDS encoding cysteine hydrolase family protein, coding for MTHPTIRALLGAASAKSIDRNSTALLVIDFQNEYFTGKLPIPNGKTALANAKRLIDMADGLGIPVFHIQHVTPAGAPIFAEDGQTVAFHPDIQPATNHVVVRKSSISVFPTTDIDAQLKAKGIKTLIVSGLMTHACVAGASRDAVPLGYDVIVADDACATRDLTVENGQTVPHAALHQASLASLSDTFADVQSTAAILALS
- a CDS encoding GlxA family transcriptional regulator; this encodes MTSTGEHRIAIVAFDGISPFHLAVPCTVFGDDLARLDVPRYDLVVCAEKLGTIPTQSVFSIEVCHDLSVLDTADTVIIPTWCDSDIRPSDALLDALRGAHARGARMVGLCLGAFVLAEAGLLDGRTASTHWVWADEFARKYPRVSLDVDVLYVDEGDILTSAGTAAAIDCCIHLVRCDHGAEVANRLARRLVTAPHRSGGQAQYIEQPLPKPIDNDRIARAIVWASENISTSISLDTMAEHAAMSRRNFSRQFRKATGTTVSHWLLAQRLTLAQRLLETSDQTIDNIACDSGFTSTVSLRQHFSNTFSISPSAYRKQFKNQEPTGC
- a CDS encoding NAD-dependent deacylase, which produces MTPSIFILTGAGISAESGIATFRDEDGLWAKHRVEDVATPEAFERNPALVQNFYNQRRAGLVSVVPNVAHEALARLQRLHKGAVTLVTQNIDDLHERAGAEVIHMHGELIKARCTDCGAVQPWPHDITTESVCMNCKSKNTLRPHIVWFGEMPLFMEEIEQALMEADIFAAIGTSGEVYPAAGFGEIANTCGAHTLELNLKPTRSNMFKQSLEGPASKTVPDWVESILNPAD
- a CDS encoding phosphotransferase enzyme family protein, coding for MFGASVAELHHLSDGFETEHVRSRLEVEYLLDESVNIIKPFLRNKKDDLTFLEETADELRRAVNSIAIKSLDVGFCHGDCHGCNVHESEGLLTHFDFDCCGFGFRVFELATFKWGIFGDDNQSELWSSFLDGYRSEREIGDEDFSLIDTFVVIRHIWWMALIMGNARDFGHRATSDEFIDHQLGRIGKLMKRHSVL
- a CDS encoding universal stress protein, which gives rise to MFEKIVVGVDGSPESEHALRLACDLAQKYSSELHLVHTPQPQTVAFAMGAVAGYHAAMAMPSSEEVEVACEKIVSSAKAIAEECNQKITQTHTEPGDPADHIIACAEGCGADLIITGRRGLGSVSSLLQGSTSQRVNHLAKCACLSVVK
- a CDS encoding M24 family metallopeptidase — translated: MTATAHRLDQPYRHQRYGVVFHGVGLCDEYPSIRYPEDLEDSGYDGVLEVGQCLCVEAYVGEVGGSCGIKLEDQLVITEDGYENLTHYPFDQRFLE